A stretch of Sinimarinibacterium sp. NLF-5-8 DNA encodes these proteins:
- a CDS encoding alkaline phosphatase codes for MIAFCFIQMPKSMPTAIDPQRRRLLTAGLALGLSGCAARAPFDPFLDLPSLPVAEVFTCGVASGAPQEDAVVLWTQLSRAAVQAAGFEAAEIPVGWELAQDAQFARALRSGIALARAADDYSVHLRVDGLAAHQRYWYRFRSLGAVSATGQTCTTPALWAAVASLKLVVVSGEQNPATWRVITENPPDLLLQLGSGMDADGARDLADYRARYAKRLADADLQAARAACAWLTVVGDAEIARGYAGPFDRHGSDKTRFLQRRAAAYQALFEHLPWAAAQRPQGAQMRLHQRLHWGRLLALHLLDGRQYRDRPDCPALAETSADFACAPVVARAREPGLLGRAQEDWLLQGVSQRAAQWNLIAQIQALLPGAGGGDGWDAFGAQRQRLLQQLLRAQVTDSLWVCQSLGGFAAAPLRLQSQARAQAMEWRAPQAQADEAAPSGGFFELTFTPQSLLVDAIQVLPGGARQVLAREHIRAPGLQRLPLHGALPV; via the coding sequence ATGATTGCTTTCTGTTTCATCCAGATGCCCAAATCCATGCCCACCGCGATTGATCCTCAGCGTCGCCGTTTGCTGACGGCGGGTTTGGCGCTGGGCTTGAGTGGTTGTGCTGCGCGCGCGCCGTTTGATCCGTTTTTGGATTTGCCCAGCCTGCCGGTTGCGGAGGTGTTTACCTGTGGGGTGGCCAGCGGTGCGCCGCAGGAGGATGCGGTTGTACTGTGGACGCAGCTCAGCCGTGCGGCGGTGCAGGCGGCGGGTTTTGAGGCCGCCGAAATCCCGGTGGGGTGGGAGCTGGCGCAGGATGCGCAGTTTGCGCGCGCGCTGCGCAGTGGCATTGCGCTGGCGCGCGCGGCGGATGATTACAGCGTGCATTTGCGGGTGGACGGTTTGGCCGCGCATCAGCGCTATTGGTATCGCTTTCGCAGTCTTGGCGCGGTCAGTGCCACGGGGCAGACGTGCACCACGCCGGCGCTGTGGGCGGCGGTGGCGTCGCTGAAGTTGGTGGTGGTCAGTGGCGAACAAAACCCGGCAACTTGGCGGGTCATTACAGAAAATCCGCCGGATTTGTTGCTGCAACTGGGCAGCGGCATGGATGCCGACGGCGCGCGCGATCTGGCCGATTACCGCGCGCGCTATGCCAAGCGTTTGGCCGATGCCGATTTGCAGGCCGCGCGCGCGGCCTGCGCCTGGCTCACCGTGGTGGGAGATGCCGAGATTGCGCGCGGGTATGCCGGGCCGTTTGATCGTCACGGGTCGGATAAAACCCGTTTTTTGCAGCGCCGCGCGGCGGCTTATCAAGCGTTGTTCGAGCATCTGCCGTGGGCGGCGGCGCAGCGCCCGCAGGGTGCGCAAATGCGGCTGCATCAGCGCCTGCACTGGGGACGGCTGCTGGCGCTGCATTTGCTCGATGGGCGGCAGTATCGGGATCGTCCCGATTGCCCGGCGCTTGCCGAAACCAGCGCTGATTTTGCCTGCGCGCCGGTTGTCGCGCGCGCGCGCGAACCGGGTTTGCTGGGGCGCGCGCAAGAAGATTGGCTGCTGCAAGGCGTGTCGCAGCGGGCGGCGCAGTGGAACCTGATTGCGCAAATCCAGGCGCTGTTGCCGGGGGCGGGCGGTGGCGATGGCTGGGATGCGTTCGGCGCCCAGCGCCAGCGCCTGTTGCAACAGTTATTGCGCGCGCAAGTCACGGACAGTTTGTGGGTTTGTCAGTCCTTGGGCGGGTTTGCTGCTGCGCCGCTGCGCCTGCAAAGCCAGGCACGCGCGCAGGCCATGGAATGGCGCGCGCCGCAGGCGCAAGCGGATGAGGCTGCGCCCAGTGGCGGGTTTTTTGAGCTGACCTTTACGCCACAATCTTTGCTGGTGGATGCCATTCAGGTTTTGCCCGGCGGCGCGCGCCAGGTGCTGGCGCGCGAGCACATCCGCGCGCCCGGTTTGCAGCGTTTGCCGCTGCATGGCGCGCTGCCGGTCTGA